One Fuerstiella marisgermanici DNA window includes the following coding sequences:
- a CDS encoding DUF368 domain-containing protein, translating to MTDGTSELQAAPPSPEPVVAPIGVSLRTAVCGFLMGAADIVPGVSGGTVALILGIYERLVTAISRCDATFLKLLSQRQLRQAANHIDLKFVVPLGLGIATGIGGLASLMNYLLNNQMSLTFAAFSGMILASSLLVAKRIPRWRMEHVGVLIAGILIALRIVTLEALRNPPDTLGYMFVCGMIGITAMILPGISGAFILLLLGQYHDITDRIKGLVHGEISVEVIVSLGVFAAGCLTGLLGFSRVLRWLLLKYHDATMAVLCGFMLGSLYKLWPFQADTTKDVVKFKHKVFEHFVPREFSIDVVLAIVLCLAGIGVVLLLDMVAVNGQQESA from the coding sequence ATGACTGACGGAACCTCCGAATTACAGGCTGCACCACCTTCGCCGGAACCTGTCGTCGCGCCGATTGGTGTGTCGCTGCGAACGGCAGTTTGCGGTTTCTTGATGGGAGCTGCGGACATTGTTCCGGGAGTTTCCGGTGGTACTGTGGCTCTGATTTTGGGGATTTACGAACGGCTGGTGACCGCCATCAGTCGTTGCGACGCGACCTTTTTGAAACTGCTGTCACAGCGGCAACTGCGCCAGGCTGCGAATCACATCGATCTCAAATTTGTCGTTCCTTTGGGGCTGGGTATTGCGACCGGAATCGGCGGACTGGCTTCGCTGATGAACTACCTTCTGAACAACCAAATGTCGCTGACCTTCGCGGCGTTTTCCGGAATGATTCTGGCATCGAGCCTGCTGGTTGCGAAACGCATTCCACGCTGGCGGATGGAGCACGTTGGTGTTTTGATTGCAGGCATCTTGATCGCTTTGCGAATTGTGACGCTGGAAGCCTTAAGAAATCCACCGGACACTCTTGGCTACATGTTCGTGTGCGGCATGATCGGAATTACAGCCATGATTTTGCCGGGCATCAGCGGAGCGTTCATCCTTCTGCTGTTGGGTCAGTATCATGACATTACCGATCGAATTAAGGGACTCGTGCACGGCGAGATTTCAGTCGAAGTGATTGTTTCGCTGGGAGTTTTTGCGGCGGGTTGTTTGACCGGGTTGTTGGGATTCAGCCGAGTTCTTCGTTGGCTACTTCTAAAATATCATGATGCCACGATGGCTGTGTTATGCGGCTTTATGTTGGGTTCGCTTTATAAGTTATGGCCCTTCCAGGCCGACACCACAAAAGACGTGGTGAAATTCAAGCACAAGGTCTTCGAGCATTTCGTTCCTCGTGAGTTTTCAATTGATGTAGTACTGGCCATTGTCTTGTGCCTTGCTGGCATCGGCGTTGTCTTGTTACTGGACATGGTTGCTGTAAACGGCCAGCAGGAATCTGCTTAG
- a CDS encoding DUF1501 domain-containing protein: MSHSHHAFSNFNPLVNEGLTFRSRRNMLKAGLAGIAGLSAPRLMQARAEAANANKPMSRKSVILLWMTGGPSQIDTWDPKPDRPYINRGPFAPISTALPGTIICEHLPKQAAMLDKFTIIRSVDPRNSSHQPNQVMQTGSLEARPRTNPKGDRYPAIASICAKHHGANHPSMPPYVAFMKHSSHVAWGGWLGKQYDPFIGNKAAVLPEYNLVGKPLNRSSGADLFQLPGALNADRLTDRRALMQDLDRIRSGLDQTGSMEALDQYGQQAFEMVLGKRAQKAFDISAEPQKNRDRYGSHLWCQQALLARRLVEAGVSFVTLDLSHHTASGTWDNHGIPGGVYGGISTGLKPLLPLFDHLLTTLVSDLEERGLLDEVLVIGMGEFGRTPNMGTQNSEDGRNHWPVVMSMTMAGGGLRHGQVIGASSHDGGTIMDRPVTPGDLAATIYKHMGVPLDGTYMDDRGRPRYFIEGAGQPISELF, from the coding sequence ATGTCGCATTCCCACCACGCGTTCTCAAATTTTAATCCGCTGGTCAACGAAGGTTTGACCTTCCGCAGTCGCCGTAACATGCTGAAAGCGGGGCTTGCGGGAATCGCCGGTCTGTCTGCTCCGAGACTCATGCAGGCACGAGCGGAAGCGGCCAACGCGAACAAGCCGATGAGTCGCAAGAGCGTCATCCTGCTGTGGATGACGGGCGGTCCCAGTCAGATTGATACATGGGATCCAAAGCCCGATCGGCCATACATTAATCGTGGTCCGTTTGCGCCAATTTCTACCGCCCTGCCCGGCACGATCATCTGCGAGCATCTGCCGAAGCAGGCTGCGATGCTGGACAAGTTTACGATCATTCGGTCGGTCGATCCTCGCAACAGCAGCCATCAACCGAACCAGGTGATGCAAACGGGGAGCCTCGAAGCAAGGCCACGAACGAACCCCAAAGGCGATCGCTATCCGGCAATCGCTTCCATCTGTGCCAAGCATCATGGTGCCAACCACCCGTCGATGCCGCCGTACGTTGCCTTTATGAAGCACTCGTCGCACGTGGCGTGGGGCGGTTGGCTGGGCAAACAATATGACCCGTTCATCGGCAACAAAGCGGCCGTGCTGCCCGAATACAATCTTGTCGGAAAGCCGTTGAATCGATCGTCGGGAGCTGACCTGTTTCAATTGCCAGGAGCCTTAAACGCAGACCGACTGACAGACCGCCGCGCGCTGATGCAGGATCTGGATCGCATTCGCAGCGGGCTGGATCAAACGGGATCGATGGAAGCATTAGACCAGTACGGTCAGCAGGCATTCGAAATGGTGCTGGGCAAGCGAGCTCAAAAAGCGTTCGATATCTCTGCCGAACCGCAGAAGAATCGAGATCGTTATGGTTCGCATTTGTGGTGCCAACAGGCCCTGCTGGCACGGCGTTTGGTCGAAGCGGGCGTGAGTTTCGTGACGCTCGATTTAAGCCACCACACCGCTTCCGGCACATGGGACAACCATGGGATTCCTGGTGGCGTGTACGGCGGAATTTCGACAGGCTTAAAGCCGCTGCTGCCGCTGTTTGATCATCTACTGACAACACTGGTCAGCGACCTTGAAGAAAGAGGCCTGCTGGACGAAGTGCTGGTGATCGGGATGGGCGAATTCGGACGCACGCCGAACATGGGAACTCAGAACAGCGAAGACGGTCGCAATCACTGGCCGGTTGTGATGTCGATGACAATGGCCGGTGGTGGGCTGCGTCACGGCCAGGTGATTGGAGCCAGTTCACACGACGGCGGCACGATCATGGACCGCCCCGTGACGCCGGGCGACTTGGCGGCCACGATTTACAAACACATGGGCGTTCCGTTGGATGGAACTTACATGGACGATCGCGGTCGGCCTCGTTACTTCATTGAAGGGGCTGGTCAGCCGATCTCGGAGCTATTCTAA
- a CDS encoding neutral/alkaline non-lysosomal ceramidase N-terminal domain-containing protein, with amino-acid sequence MLRRLCLLIAFLYFTIPVSADPLHVGMAETDITPPMGFPISGYYHERLADGTLDPLKAKAVVFRQGDQSAAFVVGDLTGIDRDLYVEVRRLAAKATGIPEAHIVVSGTHSHTAPDYTAHLYRYLAKKPADRDADAYAAKLVGGMVGAIEEAYKSATPAVVQAGSGQQELPVAFNRRFVMTDGSVKTWQKLDNPKVVKAAGPIDPEIGLLRILSEDGNKTVGVVSNFALHLDTTGGTRWSGDYPYYIEQTLKKAIGEDIVSVFGAGTCGDINHSDPSRAERNKTDVIGNSLGDAIVKALPELKPIPSPTLRVHSTTVQLPLQEVTEHDVKRAQKLIPIAKAGGKVEFFDLVSAYNAIMLDQMQNTPSLVTPSDYLSWGLTHEWTGVGSTLPVEVTTMAIGDDAAIVFLPGEVFVDLGLAIKRASPYRTTLIIELSNCVETAYIPTRAAYAGGSYEVTNSCVQPGSGEMLVEAALSLLRKSAAE; translated from the coding sequence ATGCTTCGCCGTCTTTGCCTGCTGATCGCTTTCCTGTACTTCACGATCCCCGTGTCTGCCGACCCGCTGCATGTTGGAATGGCGGAGACTGATATCACGCCGCCGATGGGGTTCCCCATTTCCGGGTACTATCACGAACGCCTCGCCGATGGCACGCTGGATCCGTTGAAGGCCAAAGCCGTGGTCTTTCGTCAAGGCGATCAGTCGGCCGCGTTTGTTGTCGGAGACCTCACCGGTATCGATCGGGATCTCTACGTCGAAGTGCGTCGTCTGGCCGCAAAGGCCACCGGCATCCCGGAAGCTCACATCGTTGTCTCCGGCACGCATTCACACACCGCGCCGGACTACACGGCTCATCTGTATCGTTATCTCGCAAAGAAGCCAGCGGATCGCGACGCGGATGCCTACGCCGCTAAGTTGGTCGGCGGCATGGTTGGTGCCATTGAAGAAGCTTACAAGTCCGCCACGCCGGCCGTTGTTCAAGCGGGATCAGGGCAACAGGAATTGCCGGTCGCTTTCAACCGCCGATTCGTGATGACGGATGGCAGCGTGAAGACGTGGCAGAAGCTCGACAATCCGAAAGTTGTCAAAGCCGCCGGGCCGATTGATCCGGAAATCGGGCTGCTGCGAATTCTGTCTGAAGACGGTAACAAAACAGTCGGTGTGGTGAGTAACTTCGCGCTGCATCTGGATACGACCGGCGGCACTCGGTGGAGCGGCGATTATCCGTACTACATCGAACAGACGCTGAAGAAAGCGATCGGCGAGGACATTGTTTCCGTGTTCGGGGCTGGCACCTGCGGAGACATCAATCATTCTGACCCCAGTCGCGCGGAACGCAACAAGACCGACGTGATCGGCAATTCGCTGGGCGATGCGATCGTGAAAGCGTTACCGGAATTAAAGCCGATTCCGTCTCCAACGCTGCGGGTTCATTCGACCACCGTTCAGCTACCGCTGCAGGAAGTCACAGAGCACGACGTCAAGCGTGCTCAAAAATTGATCCCGATTGCCAAAGCGGGAGGCAAAGTCGAATTTTTCGATCTGGTGTCAGCTTACAACGCCATCATGCTGGACCAAATGCAAAACACGCCGTCGCTGGTCACCCCGTCCGACTACTTAAGCTGGGGACTCACGCACGAATGGACGGGCGTCGGCAGCACTCTGCCTGTGGAAGTCACCACGATGGCAATCGGCGACGACGCGGCCATCGTGTTTCTGCCGGGCGAAGTGTTTGTGGATCTCGGTCTGGCCATTAAGCGAGCGTCACCGTATCGCACGACGCTGATTATTGAGCTTTCTAACTGTGTGGAGACAGCTTACATCCCCACGCGAGCAGCTTATGCCGGCGGCAGTTACGAAGTGACGAATTCCTGTGTTCAACCTGGATCCGGCGAAATGCTGGTGGAAGCGGCGCTTAGTCTGTTGCGTAAATCAGCGGCTGAGTAG